A section of the Streptomyces sp. NBC_00178 genome encodes:
- a CDS encoding APC family permease encodes MSTGRSDTSGTATGRTAGGTGGINTYKGTERALRADRLGTPGLLLSVLAASAPLMVVAGVMPTVFGVMGIVGQPLLYVILGVVLMLFSVGYAEMSRHVHNAGAFYAYIARGLGPTAGAGASLVALVAYSAMQVGIYGILGFEVSGLFATYLDIDLVWWVPALVSVAVVGVLGWLKIDLNAKVLGVLLVVECALVVIFDIAAVGKPGPEGLSLHAFNPETLTGAGLGTALCFCIAAFVGFEQAPVYAEETSRPQIVVSRVMFLAVGYAALFLAVSSWALTVAAGPASIADTSLKQGPGMLFGLTEDRLGSTFTDVLHVLFVTGMFAALLSFHNVVARYAFAMGREGLLPAGFGRTSKASGAPATGSMLQSAVSVVIVLAFALADDHPVGDPTAPVLHLFTWMGNVGALGVIVLMAAASFAVIAFFVRRGAGRAQAPRLVASGLAGAALLAIAVFTVRDFDVLVGSGPGSVLDWVLPGVIVLALVVGLAYGALLRRTRPEVHARIGLGNEAFQLEKASEGATAGPR; translated from the coding sequence ATGTCGACGGGCAGATCAGATACGAGCGGGACCGCGACCGGCCGGACGGCCGGCGGCACCGGCGGGATCAACACCTACAAGGGCACGGAGCGCGCCCTGCGTGCCGACCGGCTCGGCACCCCGGGGCTGCTCCTCTCCGTCCTCGCCGCCAGCGCCCCGCTGATGGTCGTCGCCGGCGTCATGCCGACGGTCTTCGGCGTCATGGGCATCGTCGGACAGCCCCTGCTGTACGTCATCCTCGGTGTCGTCCTGATGCTGTTCAGCGTCGGATACGCGGAGATGAGCCGGCACGTCCACAACGCCGGCGCCTTCTACGCCTACATCGCGCGCGGCCTCGGCCCGACCGCCGGCGCCGGCGCCTCGCTCGTCGCCCTGGTCGCCTACAGCGCCATGCAGGTCGGCATCTACGGCATCCTCGGCTTCGAGGTCTCCGGCCTCTTCGCCACCTACCTCGACATCGACCTGGTGTGGTGGGTCCCCGCCCTGGTCTCCGTGGCCGTCGTCGGCGTACTCGGCTGGCTGAAGATCGACCTCAACGCCAAGGTGCTCGGCGTGCTGCTCGTCGTCGAGTGCGCCCTCGTGGTGATCTTCGACATCGCCGCCGTCGGCAAGCCGGGACCCGAGGGCCTGTCCCTGCACGCGTTCAACCCGGAGACGCTCACCGGAGCCGGCCTCGGAACTGCGCTCTGCTTCTGCATCGCGGCGTTCGTCGGCTTCGAACAGGCCCCGGTGTACGCGGAGGAGACCAGCCGCCCGCAGATCGTCGTCTCCCGGGTGATGTTCCTGGCCGTCGGCTACGCCGCACTGTTCCTCGCCGTCAGCTCCTGGGCCCTCACCGTCGCCGCCGGCCCGGCGTCCATCGCGGACACGTCGCTGAAGCAGGGCCCCGGCATGCTCTTCGGCCTCACCGAGGACCGCCTCGGCTCCACGTTCACCGACGTCCTGCACGTCCTGTTCGTCACCGGCATGTTCGCCGCGCTGCTCAGCTTCCACAACGTGGTCGCCCGCTACGCGTTCGCCATGGGCCGCGAGGGACTGCTGCCCGCCGGCTTCGGCCGCACCAGCAAGGCGAGCGGCGCGCCCGCCACCGGATCCATGCTCCAGTCCGCGGTCTCCGTCGTCATCGTGCTGGCCTTCGCGCTCGCCGACGACCACCCGGTCGGCGACCCCACGGCGCCCGTCCTGCACCTGTTCACCTGGATGGGCAACGTCGGCGCGCTCGGCGTCATCGTGCTGATGGCCGCGGCCTCCTTCGCCGTCATCGCCTTCTTCGTACGCCGGGGAGCCGGCCGGGCCCAGGCGCCCCGCCTCGTCGCCTCGGGACTCGCGGGTGCCGCGCTCCTCGCCATCGCCGTCTTCACGGTCCGGGACTTCGACGTCCTGGTCGGTTCCGGCCCCGGCTCGGTGCTGGACTGGGTGCTGCCCGGCGTCATCGTCCTCGCCCTCGTCGTGGGCCTGGCCTACGGGGCCCTGCTGCGCCGCACCAGGCCCGAGGTCCACGCCAGGATCGGGCTCGGCAACGAGGCCTTCCAACTGGAGAAGGCGTCGGAGGGTGCGACCGCCGGTCCGCGCTGA
- a CDS encoding ASCH domain-containing protein encodes MENREPLKPFLLAFPGPLRDRLVAAVLSGAKVSTSGLLAEYEVEKEELPPVGERSALIDSAGREVAVVELTEVRVLPLGSVDERHVRDEGEGHTSVAEWRAAHEEFWHGDEMREALGDPLFTVDDGTMIVAERFRVVERLM; translated from the coding sequence ATGGAGAACCGTGAACCGCTGAAGCCCTTCCTGCTCGCCTTTCCCGGCCCCCTGCGCGACCGGCTGGTGGCCGCGGTGCTCTCCGGCGCGAAGGTATCGACCTCCGGCCTGCTCGCCGAGTACGAGGTGGAGAAGGAGGAGCTGCCACCCGTCGGCGAACGGTCCGCGCTCATCGACTCCGCCGGGCGGGAGGTCGCCGTCGTCGAACTGACGGAGGTCCGGGTCCTGCCCCTGGGGTCGGTCGACGAGCGGCACGTACGGGACGAAGGCGAAGGACACACCTCGGTGGCGGAGTGGCGGGCGGCGCACGAGGAGTTCTGGCACGGCGACGAGATGCGGGAGGCCCTCGGGGACCCGCTGTTCACCGTGGACGACGGGACGATGATCGTGGCCGAGCGGTTCCGGGTGGTGGAGCGGCTGATGTGA